The following proteins are encoded in a genomic region of Drosophila bipectinata strain 14024-0381.07 chromosome XL, DbipHiC1v2, whole genome shotgun sequence:
- the TrxT gene encoding thioredoxin-2 — MVYLVRSKDDLEQKLAQARDKLVVIDFYANWCGPCKVIAPKLEELAQLYSDRAVVLKVNVDENEEITVEYNVTSMPTFVFIKGGEVVELFVGGNSEKLAKCMEKYVGESVENPDQSIHGHSSSHLDGGSSLNESEMDSISAGPSATSGDVSICELGDRDTGCAVPEAKGAALEN; from the coding sequence ATGGTGTATCTAGTGCGGAGCAAGGACGATCTCGAGCAGAAGCTGGCCCAGGCCCGGGACAAGCTGGTGGTGATCGATTTCTATGCCAACTGGTGCGGTCCCTGCAAGGTGATTGCGCCCAAATTGGAGGAGCTGGCCCAGCTCTATTCCGACCGCGCTGTCGTCCTCAAGGTCAACGTGGATGAGAACGAGGAGATCACCGTTGAGTACAACGTGACTAGCATGCCGACATTCGTCTTCATCAAGGGCGGCGAAGTAGTGGAGCTTTTCGTTGGCGGCAATTCCGAAAAGCTGGCCAAGTGTATGGAAAAGTACGTAGGCGAATCGGTGGAGAATCCCGACCAAAGCATCCACGGCCACTCGTCCAGCCACTTGGACGGCGGATCGTCTCTGAACGAGTCGGAGATGGACAGCATCAGTGCCGGGCCGAGCGCCACCAGTGGCGACGTCAGCATTTGTGAGCTGGGCGATCGCGATACAGGATGCGCTGTTCCCGAGGCCAAGGGCGCAGCCTTGGAGAACTAA
- the LOC108129057 gene encoding trichohyalin: MSYQIKSTPYFRRMFNNSKKNGQLQRLREEYERIQEFNDRTIELKMRQVRLKRLFREIEDIKDGGAGGGNNNGNNVGNMGGGAGGAAIGQSGQGHARDRSRGGSCSSARVRVMRRRHLRTMAVSTPEQRRHHQRVEALTRARELGKEISRRNAEIAETGGGGYLRNELRVTAKMQAVQDARREAVERRERAAKRISYGNDQSRQNLLRQLQVRQKRLMGGQSPMRLVQQTARPAQVGPSRAHTHIHQGHVQSLSHGQLTVPRPSRQKHSSPRYLNRYPDFRQLTDSQLDFLASQAREEQQLRVRRENNATYNKAHCEEVEEEDFNTEELAELGLEEERLRREMNYSEEERLQRHREYSDDRRRQRQTSDEPTDLDGEEESQEEDPNDDGREEVSGELPLNGKRVRKTALEQELQLRQQVQQEDEAEEAEEQRRRMHLREETSPLRMARFSLSSTTTTATTTTPRCVQAPQRGDDPSDDYEMVTAASHSATIAAHQPTCFVPPNADIDTDDEDKKDEEQKGEYRLKKDAGVDPMPSVNHWRKISLMMPFMSSKSRTRTAPTVIEHLDDAAPNVSGISYHGMEIHQQQSLFQRQQDQPQYHVQQPQRQATVYRAPHSEYLMSTIQCVDAVEL, encoded by the coding sequence ATGTCGTATCAGATCAAATCCACGCCGTATTTCCGGCGCATGTTCAACAACAGCAAGAAGAACGGGCAGCTGCAGAGATTGCGGGAGGAGTACGAACGGATCCAGGAGTTCAATGACCGCACCATCGAGCTCAAGATGCGCCAGGTGCGACTGAAGCGTCTCTTCAGGGAGATCGAGGATATCAAGGACGGCGGAGCTGGTGGTGGTaacaacaacggcaacaaTGTCGGCAATATGGGCGGTGGAGCAGGCGGTGCTGCCATCGGGCAGTCGGGGCAGGGGCATGCCCGAGATCGCTCCCGCGGCGGCTCCTGTTCCAGTGCCAGGGTGCGAGTCATGCGGCGTCGCCACCTCAGAACGATGGCGGTGTCAACGCCGGAGCAGAGACGTCACCACCAACGGGTGGAGGCCCTGACCCGAGCCCGGGAGCTGGGCAAGGAGATATCGCGCCGGAACGCCGAGATAGCGGAGACCGGAGGCGGGGGGTACCTGCGCAACGAATTGCGCGTCACCGCCAAGATGCAGGCGGTGCAGGACGCCCGCCGGGAGGCAGTGGAGCGGAGGGAGCGGGCGGCCAAGCGGATCAGCTACGGGAACGATCAGTCCCGCCAGAATCTGCTGCGCCAGCTCCAGGTGCGCCAGAAGCGCCTAATGGGTGGTCAATCACCGATGCGTCTGGTCCAGCAGACAGCGCGTCCGGCACAGGTGGGACCCAGTCGGGCTCATACTCACATCCACCAAGGCCATGTTCAAAGCCTTAGTCATGGGCAGCTGACGGTACCGCGTCCGAGTCGCCAGAAGCACAGTTCGCCCAGGTATCTCAACCGATACCCGGACTTCCGCCAGTTGACGGACAGCCAGCTGGACTTCCTGGCCAGCCAGGCGagggaggagcagcagctacGTGTCCGGCGCGAAAACAACGCCACCTACAATAAAGCCCACTGCGAAGAAGTCGAGGAGGAAGACTTCAACACGGAAGAGCTGGCCGAGCTGGGGCTAGAGGAAGAGCGCCTGCGCCGGGAGATGAACTACTCAGAGGAGGAACGCCTCCAACGACACCGGGAATACTCTGACGACCGGCGGCGCCAAAGACAGACGAGTGACGAGCCGACCGATCTTGATGGGGAGGAGGAGAGTCAGGAGGAGGACCCCAACGACGATGGTCGTGAGGAAGTGAGCGGGGAGCTACCGCTCAACGGGAAGCGGGTACGTAAGACGGCTCTGGAGCAGGAGTTGCAGCTCCGACAACAGGTCCAGCAGGAGGACGAGGCCGAGGAGGCGGAGGAGCAGCGACGACGCATGCACCTGCGCGAGGAGACCTCACCCCTGCGGATGGCCCGCTTCTCGCTtagctccaccaccaccacggcCACGACAACCACACCTAGATGCGTCCAGGCACCACAACGCGGTGACGATCCCTCCGATGACTATGAAATGGTTACGGCGGCCTCCCATTCCGCCACCATAGCCGCCCACCAGCCCACTTGTTTTGTGCCGCCGAACGCAGACATCGATACCGATGACGAGGACAAGAAAGACGAGGAGCAGAAAGGAGAGTATCGTTTAAAGAAAGACGCTGGGGTGGATCCCATGCCGTCGGTGAACCACTGGCGAAAGATTTCCCTAATGATGCCCTTTATGAGTAGCAAGTCCAGGACCAGAACCGCGCCCACCGTAATCGAGCACCTCGACGATGCTGCACCCAACGTGTCCGGCATTTCCTATCACGGTATGGAGATCCACCAGCAACAGAGCCTGTTTCAGCGCCAGCAGGATCAGCCCCAGTATCATGTACAGCAGCCCCAGCGCCAGGCTACAGTTTACCGGGCGCCACACAGCGAGTATTTAATGTCCACCATCCAGTGCGTGGATGCAGTGGAGCTTTAA
- the LOC108128979 gene encoding uncharacterized protein, which translates to MEEESKKYYLAPQRDRHPPKVFRKKQHVYNRQKGLRNPRPTKASLDQKNAVFHYQDSKKWSSKGRTHSQSPREIPNSKPIEAPKQEQSPYQNPSTLKKPINIYYSEHDNLAAWVAQKKMNALELDRYIEQSKDIPADYIGYIDGWLKSTASPPDGSNRETDPTDIGPTDPAVKSPPEDLDKDSTLPNSISIDSNDAEVVAKGTNPFAQYLGDETSCEKNQDGRNPDKQIALFDQRLQFHVAVPECCLTDAVFKMDRPHDAVEPGEKLPPMSFENICTVGANIQIFVTEVYGPFHFWFNLSNEMHDTRHLRDMNSDIALFYNQSSSKSADYDYPITPYFLKEGYICAASKNSAWRRARIVATPPPNSDIVSVYYMDFGCGEDVSPKNLKFLPRSFAHEPAFAFRGSLSHVHPLGRHWPPDTISHFRQLVEDREIHAIVDEVDSQNGVVSMRLSHDKDFAPSLNRLLVEAGLAGRSHHFGKDDIDYNGGRRIRYLRERLPSFEMLESRLYPMNDEEFEDIFDEIVYAPSFHSSYEVPPMHNPFHATLREALVAWMQSYREEQESWIKKYKDSLRESMRRNDKEEAEKKGLKMEDTENKATKMEEAEKKETKIDEAEKKEIKLKEPEKNEIKMEKVEKKVIKMQEAKNERKEMLEQKITKELEAQRKKREPSFPFQKTRTWRRKK; encoded by the exons atggAAGAGGAATCGAAGAAATATTACTTGGCACCCCAGAGAGATCGGCATCCGCCAAAAGTTTTTCGAAAGAAACAACATGTATATAACCGCCAAAAAGGCTTGCGAAACCCCAGACCAACCAAAGCTTCGCTGgaccaaaaaaat gCTGTTTTTCATTATCAAGATTCGAAAAAATGGAGTTCAAAGGGTCGAACCCATTCTCAATCACCCCGGGAAATCCCAAATTCAAAGCCCATAGAAGCCCCGAAGCAGGAACAGTCTCCTTATCAGAATCCATCTACCCTTAAGAAGCCCATCAATATCTACTATTCAGAACACGACAATTTAGCTGCTTGGGTGGCTCAGAAAAAGATGAATGCACTGGAACTCGACCGATACATTGAGCAATCCAAGGACATACCTGCGGACTATATAGGATACATAGACGGATGGCTCAAGTCGACGGCAAGTCCTCCCGATGGGTCGAACCGCGAAACTGATCCCACAGACATTGGGCCTACAGATCCAGCGGTGAAGTCGCCACCTGAAGACCTTGACAAGGACTCGACATTGCCAAATTCCATCTCAATAGATAGCAACGATGCAGAGGTTGTGGCAAAAGGCACAAATCCTTTTGCTCAGTACTTGGGGGATGAAACATCGTGCGAAAAGAATCAGGATGGAAGGAATCCGGATAAGCAGATAGCTTTGTTTGACCAACGCCTGCAATTTCATGTTGCTGTGCCAGAGTGCTGTTTG ACCGATGCGGTTTTCAAGATGGACAGGCCCCACGATGCGGTTGAACCGGGCGAGAAGCTACCGCCTATGTCATTCGAAAATATCTGCACTGTCGGCGCCAATATTCAAATCTTCGTTACTGAAGTTTATGGTCCTTTTCACTTTTGGTTTAACTTGTCAAACGAGATGCACGATACCAGACATTTGAGGGATATGAATAGTGATATTGC CCTTTTCTACAACCAAAGTTCGTCTAAGAGTGCAGACTACGATTATCCGATAACGCCTTATTTCCTCAAAGAGGGCTACATCTGCGCGGCCAGTAAGAATTCCGCTTGGCGCCGGGCTAGGATCGTGGCGACACCGCCACCAAATAGCGACATTGTATCTGTATACTATATGGACTTTGGATGTGGGGAGGATGTGTCGCCCAAAAACCTGAAATTTCTTCCCAGGTCTTTTGCACATGAGCCGGCATTCGCTTTTCGAGGATCGTTGTCACATGTTCATCCTCTGGGTCGGCACTGGCCACCGGATACCATATCTCATTTCCGGCAATTGGTGGAAGACCGAGAAATTCATGCAATTGTTGACGAGGTGGACTCGCAGAATGGTGTCGTGTCCATGCGCCTGTCGCACGACAAGGACTTTGCGCCTTCGCTGAATCGTTTGCTGGTGGAGGCCGGCTTGGCGGGCCGGAGTCACCACTTTGGCAAAGATGACATCGATTACAATGGTGGGCGCAGGATTCGTTATCTTCGTGAGAGACTGCCTTC TTTTGAGATGCTGGAGTCACGGCTGTATCCCATGAATGACGAGGAATTCGAGGACATCTTCGACGAAATAGTCTATGCGCCATCGTTCCACAGTTCTTATGAGGTCCCGCCGATGCATAATCCATTCCATGCTACGCTAAGAGAGGCGCTGGTCGCCTGGATGCAGTCATACCGAGAGGAGCAGGAATCGTGGATTAAAAAGTACAAAGATTCTCTGCGAGAATCGATGAGGAGAAACGATAAGGAGGAAGCGGAAAAGAAGGGTCTGAAGATGGAGGATACGGAGAACAAAGCTACTAAGATGGAGGAAgcggaaaaaaaagaaacaaagatTGATGAAGctgaaaagaaagaaataaagCTGAAGGAACCGGAAAAGAATGAAATAAAGATGGAGAAAGTGGAAAAGAAAGTAATAAAGATGCAGGAAGCGAAAAatgaaagaaaggaaatgctGGAGCAGAAAATCACGAAAGAACTGGAGGCTCAGAGAAAGAAAAGGGAACCTTctttcccttttcaaaaaaccAGGACATGGAGACGCAAGAAATGA